The genomic region GTAAAGAAGCAGAGATATTTCACAATCTGTTTGTactcacagcacacacagacagtagaCGCCCGGCACAGAGTCACTGTTGCGGATTAGGTAGCACCCGTCCCGGCCGTCCTGGGCCAGCCgcctctccccctcctccttgCCGATGGGGCCGTGGTACACAGGCAGCTTCTCCATCACGGCTCCTCTCCAGAtctgctttttttgttctgcTCCCAAGtgccagctctctctctctctttctcggcTTTAACTTGTCACTGCAGGCGAGCCTTTTGGTCTTCACTGTGTATCCACTCGACTGGGAGCACAGGTCAGGCAGCCGTCCAGCCTCTCATTTGATATTTGGTTCTCGCCGTTGGAGCACAGCTTTctacttttacattttcttccCCAGACTGATAGACGCTCTGTCTAACCTCTAACCTTCAGGGCTTGTTGCTCTGCCTTCCTCTTTCactcccagacacacacacacatatatgtgcatgcacacacgcacacataaaaCGTGGGTTTGTGTATCTCTCAGGAAATGATTGTATTTTTCGACAGGAAATAACTTCAAAGATTCTAACTGACTATTTCCACAACAATAGAAAGCACAAGAGAGGGATAAAAAGAGAAGCAATATTTCTCTTTTCACGCAGGAAAACGTACATCGTGCTTATGTGGCGACTTCGTCTGTTTCCAGCTCAATTACCCAGAGGTCTcacgttgttttcttattaacATAAGTTTGCTTATCTGTTTCCACCAGTTTCCTCCATGAATAGCAATGTACAGCCTACTGCGCAGAAATTAGCAGAAccaagtattcagatctttcaCCTAAACTAAGTACGACTACTAATACAttcatgtaaaaatactccattacaagtcaATGTCCTGCATACAAAGTCTTAGtacttaaagttaaaaaatgtactCGTCCTGCTTTTAAGTGTCCCCTGTGACggatatattatactatacattAGATTattaatactgttttttaaGCACCCCATTGTACCGTTTGAACTACTTTAGGtagctcagttatttttaaaacttttcttttatCTTCGCTTATTTGTGAAATATTGGATTTTACCTCTTGGGTCCTCAGGTATTTAAATGAAATTTTGATGGATCTGCCAACAACTCATAGACATCTAAAACATGATAATCTGCACTTTTTTGTAGGAGGACAAAAGCAAAAAGCTTAACAAATactgctttattttattgtattatacacatttatattttgttcatttgttcatctgaatctgaaaagtaactagtcACTGTACAGCTGTCACACagatgtagaggagtaaaaagtacagtatgtccctctgagatgtagtggagtagaagtaccTCAAATTACACATAAAGCACCCCATCTGAATTAAATGTACTTTCCACAACTGACAAAATATgatcaaaaaaatcatattaactcacatagaaacacaaaagaagaaacATACAGATTTATGTACAGTGAGGCCTGTTCAGATTGATGAATGTCGACAGATGATGTCCAAAGTAGACGTTTTTATGACAGACGAGCAACGTGTTTGTCCTGTGGTGTTTGAAAGAGTTCCCCCATCCACCCGTCCCCCTGTACACACACGTCCCTCATCACATGCCACGGGTCTGTCTTCTCTCAGCACCTGCTCTGTAGAACCAAGCCGTGTGCATGAACATACTGCCGAGCTGCAACAAACCCATCCTGCAATCTGTCCTGTCAGTCGCAAAGTTCTGTTGtgtcaaattaaaaatgctGATTAAAATATTGAATGTTTGGAGCACAGATGACAGCACGGCATCTGTTGTTATAAGCTCATATCAGGCATTGAGATGTATAGAATTTGGGATTGGATTCATTTACACTATGGTCACGACTACCTGCAAAGGCACTGTATGATTGTACATTCTTTGAGCTGGTGGCTCTCTTTAAAAGCAGCATTTGTTTAAGATTCTGTTTTTATGCATTCAGAGCTGCATCCTACATGAGTCATCCGTCTGTGTCAGCCTGAGTCTTGTTTCCCTCGGCTCAGAAACATCATGAGCGGTGGGACTATGGGGCTCGTTCTGGGTAGGCAGTCAGTGGCATCTTCTTCACTGCCTCTACAGCCCGTTAGCGCCATCCAGTGGCACAGCTTGCAAGCTGAGTGAGGAACGATGGACTGCAAGTAGCCTAAAGTAAGCTGCATGCGTTTTCCTTCCTTTTGGGTGTCATATAAATCTGTAAAAGGCTGTCTGACAAAAGCAAAAACACTTCAACGTTTAGACTTGAATCAAAGCTTTTCCAGCCTCATCAGCTCAACATTTTTGtgtatagtaataataataataataataataataccataCTCCCTTGGCTCTCAGCTCAGAAACGCAGGCCAGGGTCAGCGCAGAATGCAGTGGATCTATTATGGACACAAACAGCAGACGGAGATACATCATTGATTGGCTGGCGCTCCCTTGACCATCTCAACTGGCTGGACTTGAATGCATCATAAGGACATTAGTATGAGACTATGATATCTGGCCTTGATATGTAGGGAATCTATGTAAGGCATTctgggagggtgtgtgtgtgggggtgggtgggggggtcttTCTGCCAAGCCAACTATAACCCCAGCACTCTCATTCCCAGGTGGAGGAACCTCTGGAGTCCCAGCTGTTGGTGGGTAAGATTGGGGAAAAgaatcggtgtgtgtgtgtgtgtgtgtgtgtgtgtgtgtgtgtgtgtgtgtgtgtgtgtgtgtgtgtgtgtgtggcattggACTGAGATTAACCCGACACCTCTCCTGTTTTTAGACATCGAACAGTAGACAAAGAAGTGGTATTTTTAGGTGaaacattgtttatttcttattCAGTCAAAGAAATGCAGTCCTTTTCCTAAACCGTCTTTACAGAATAATACCataaaacaaatgttacaaGTTACATGAttacatataatatatttacaaagCCAAATGTCATCACACAATTGTGAGAGATAGTTACcatataaaatgttttaccatATACAATATTATTTTGCAATTAGTATAATTTCAGAGGAAACAGAGTTAGCAAACAGTTTAAGTTAAAGCTAGCTGTAAGACAGACACAGCTAGCCACAGCTAGCCACAGCTAGCCTACGCATCGCTAAATGTAAAAGAGAACAACAGTACAAACAGGTTTAAAAGATTAAACCTgttttcctgtaaaaaaaaaatcttttgaattGTTTATCATTCCATAAAAATTAAGCAGAAGCTAAAAACAACCATGATGAAAAAGAACAGCAGCTAAACGAGTCCTGTTAAAGTAATACTAGCCTAGCTTAGCCAGAGTAAGCTAGCTGTAGCATGCTACAGGGACTTTCTTACTGAATACgattctttttttgaattttgtaaaCACCAAACTGATATAGCATTGCCTTTTTGCACTACAGGCAAACACTTATTTTCCAATTTCTCTGTGCTAATTTGCTTCGATAACATGTCTTCCTTTAGAAAGTGGTCTAAAAGGGGACTAGCGTTACCCTTTTTCTGCTCGCGCTAATGGATTCTTCTATAAATATTTGACTAATAGGCCTATGTCAACCAAATGAAACAAGAATATTAATCTGGCTTTATCCAATGTCTCTGTTTGGAAATGTATGCAAATTAGCGCATATTTATTAGGATAATGCATCAttcacatacatataaacatgcAATTTCACAAAACTTGTAATAGCAAACAGGATTGTCTTAATGGAAGTAATCAACTGGAGAAGCTGCAAATTGATATTTATTAGTTAAAATATTTCCCCTATTCAAAGTTATGGAGCAACATTCTAATTCATATGGAGTCCTGATTCTGGGTACCTGATGAATGTGTATCCAatccaatcccccccccccgtgtttcCTCTCctactcctgagggaaatatctggctctaactgctaaatgctccactaggATCACTAGCTAGTCGCTAACCGGGTCCGTCTGCCGTGCTGTTCACTGGATTCTTGGAACGTTTTCGCTGTAAAGAGCAGCATTAAAGGAATGAAATGTGTAAAGTTGTTTGTTACACAGTTTGGCTATCCAGTCTCAAAACTTCAAACCCTTTTTCCCCCCTTAacttcatgttttcttttgtcactttttctgtctttgttgagcATTGAGCTCTGCTGGAAATATTAGTTTTAGTAACAGCTCTGTCTCACACCCATCCATGCTTATTGGAGTTCCGCAGGCACTCAACGTTTGCATCACTCTTCGGGCTGTTGAACCAGAGGAGGGAGCAAAGAGCCTCCCCTCTGCAGGGCTGGTTAGGCAGGACCAGAGGGCTCCACAACCGCCAGGTCTTTCAGGTCACTGAGTTTTCGAGAGAAGGAGCTCAGCCTGGTGCTGAAGGAGCCGCTCTTCTGGCTGTGATCTCCCACACGGGCCTCCAGACCAGCACACAGGCCCTTGCAGAGCCCCCCGAGACGGCCCCGGAAATGGTTTCCAATGAAGCAGTAGAGCACGGGGTTGATGGCTGAGTTGGAGAAGCCCAAGCAAAGGGCCAGAGGGGTGAGGGTGTGGATGGTCCAGTTCATCCTGCAGCTGTCCAGCCAGCCGTCGCTCCTCAGCACGTCCAAGAAAGTCACACAGTGAAAGGGGAACCAGCAGACGAAGAAGGACACGACCACAGCAGCTACCGTCCACAACACCCGCTCCAGCCCCCTGCCCTCCTGGGTTCTGCTGCGGTTGGAGCTGGGGCACACAGAAGGGGTCGGTGGTCTCTCTGGTTTACTGCAGCCCTCCTTTGGCTCCAGTAATTTAAAGGAGGTCATGTTGGTGCGTTGCGACAGATTCTGCATTCTTCCCAGCTCTGTGTCCGCCAACAAATGTCTACCGATAGCCCAGTAACAACAAGAGATGACAAGCATCGGCAGCAGGAAGGCCAGACCAATCTTCATCCAGACCAGGGTCAGGTACCAGGTATGATCCGGGTAGTTAATCACACAGGCCACCACGCCCAGCTCCTCCATGAAGTAAGTGTCCCTCAGATACAACGTCGGGGTCGAGCAAGCACATGCCAGCACCCACACCAGGATGCACGTGAGCCGGGCCCGCTTGGGGTATCGTGCACTCTGGGAGCGGAGTGGGCGCACAATGGCCAGGTAACGGTCCACGCTCATGCATGTGATGAAGAAGATAGACGCGTAGAGGTTGAGGTTGTGGAGAGCGCCGCATACTTTGCAGGCGACCTGGCCGAAGGGCCAGCTGTAGCCCTGGGAGTAGTAGACGGCCCACAGCGGGAGGGACAGCAGGAACAGcaggtcagacacacacaggttcAGCATGAAAGTGTTCGCTACCGTTCTCCTCGAGGCGCTGGCGTGCGCCAGCACCCACACCGCCAGGGCGTTGGCTACGGTTCCCAGCACGCAGATGACGCTGTAGATGGCCGGGATGACCGTCGTCATGGGGACAGGAGGCCAGTCTGTGCATGGGGGAGCAGAGGACGCCACGGAGGTGTTGAGATAGATCTCTGTCGCTggatatggggggggggaggtggagtTGAAAAGGGAGAGGTCATTCGGGATCCCCATCATGGAACTGGGTGCGTCACAATTTCAATTCCCTCCTTTTAGTTTTCGGAGGTCAgctagaaatggaaaaaaaacagagagcattaaaaaaagcagacGCCTTTTATGGAAACAGTGACACAGTGATCTTTACTTGGCTGCAGTGTTTATCAGCGGTCCTATCACAGCAAAAATACATTACACATTCTTGAAGTTGGGCCGTAATGAAATACATATGAAGGAGTTGTAATAATCCGGCTGCTTAATGGGTTCCTAGCaacatatattttgtattaatgacTCAAATAACTTATTGGAGCATTTATGAAAAAGTATCAACTTCATTTCTAATTAAATAGTTCTGTAGAAATCTTAAAAGTCACTGAAACTGATCCCGTTATGGTCTGGTGCACCGGGAGGAATGCATTATTAATAacagaaataacaacaaatagaTTTTAAAGCAGGCAATCAGTGAGATGagtaaaaaattacattttggaataacTTTTTCCCATAAAGAAATGGTAATTATGGTGAGACACTTGAATTAGAGAAATAAGGATATTATCAAATCaaatttgaaattgagataataTCATATAAAACCATAATCCATACATTATTTCTATTGATTTAAAGAATAAATGTTACCTGTGAGGGATTGGGCGTCCAGTCCGAGAAGTATAACGGTCTTCAGTGCCTCCTTTGGCTAAAGTCCAAGTCTTCTCGACCCCTCTAAGAGAAATCTGAACAGTTAAGAACTCCGGACCAAAtcatgcctctgtgtgtgtgtgggtgggtgtgggtgtgggtgtgtgtgtgtgtgtgtgtgtgtgtgtgtgtgtgtgtgtatgtgtgtgtgtgaatctgtgtgtgtgagtgtttggaGAAAACTGACTGGAGGCTCTGAGAAACCAGATGAGGTTGGGGATCTTATAGCCCCCAAGAGCCTCTTGAAGATTGCACAACAGGGAAGTTGCTAACACGCCACACCTTCGCCATTACAGAGGGGCCGGACAGCACCTGGACACAAGCCagcctggagagagagagagaaagaaagagagagagagagaacaagaaaaacatgctctctctctctggttttcATTCTATTCCTCTTTGTTTTCCTCCTTCACAGACTGCCggacagaaaaagcaaaaaccAAGAACATCAAATAAACGTGTGTTTTTAGCTGCGTCTCCAATGACTCTAGACACACAACCATGTGTCCATCATACATGACCATAATCatgacccccaccccccaccccccagggCCTCTGACCTGTGGAACGGAGGCTGTGTTAATTAGCCGAGCCTCGCACTTTGTGTCAGATTTGTCCTGCCAGCGGTCAGATAAGCCATGGGAACTGTTTACTCTCTCAGCGGAAGTCAAGCCAGCCGCCGGGGCGGAGGGAGCAAGGGAAGGCACAGCGTGGAAGATGAATGAGGAGGACGGGGAGCAGATACTGCAGGGAGTGAACAAGGAGAtgagaaggaaagaggagggaaagaaggagagaaagcGGAGATTCCCTCCAGTGGTTTTTCATTAAAGCCTCTGGTAAAAGTTAATGAGGGATGCTCACAAAGCTCTGAGACTGATTACATCACAGCCACTTTGATCAACAGTGTGAGCGGGCATCGCTCCCTGTTTGTGCACGTGCATTTACACGTGCACATGTGCGTTTATGCTTCAATACTTGTGCAACTGGATGTACATACTTCATCTAGCCTGGCATGCAATGTGCTCTTCTCTGTTTACATgcctgttgagtgtgtgtgtgcactctgCTCCACTGAGCATCTATCAGGATGGGACATGTTCTTATAGCGGGACATGGGACATGTTCTAATAGCGGGACATGGGACATGTTCTAATAGCCGTGGGAATGCTGACGGTGAGGATGACGGATGACAGAAAGCCACAAATTTTGAAGGCCGCAAATAAAGAGCTCCGTCGCATGTCTTCTTGCAAGATATGAGAAATTGGGAATTCGCTGTTTTGGTAATTGTTCAAATATTATGCTAGTCATGCTTTCCAAAACGGAAACTTCCTAATGCAGTATTCTTCCACTGGCATGCTGGGTATGCACAGTTGTTCTCACACGGCATGCaacaacttagaacagaaattGATGGTTTCAAGCTGGCCAACAGAAACAGAAGATGACAGAAAACAGAATCCCCCCCCCCNNNNNNNNNNTTACATATACAAGAACTGTAGGCCTAGTGTCATTTTAAGGAACTAACATTTTCTGCTGCTTTATGGTTTCACTTCCCCAAATGTTCCTTTACTTTACTAGACTTATCTGACTGTAATCTTGCACATGAACCTACAAAACATAgatcagggctgccaactctcacgtattggccgtgagacacacgcatttgactggtttcacaccctcacacgccacaccccccaTTTCTCACGATGAAGTGTCAACctggtcggtcaaatttctgaaagatgagtttatctatagatctacctgttgagccacttgtgatcgactagttgtgttTTTAGATGACcgtgggggtgggggttcaagagcgctccctgtctgtggaagtttcgaattgtcccaaactgagaacatttttttcacgagctatcccaggtgcatttcacagacccgtccgtcgcttcgtgtccNNNNNNNNNNaagatggaggtgagcagcgcggctggtagcgtggCGACTTCAGTTCGtggtagtggactcgctctgctggggaCAGGGACGCGCTGGATCcatgtagtcctccgataatgagcagcgtacagcctcctctgaactctgtcagagaccagagacccaaatgggcctcggtgtctgtcagacggtctgaatgagatccaccatatcagcggagcaatgacatgcacagcagactatattaatactctccaaatctcagacaacagagatggaggagttatattttgaatgtgcaccaagttgtaaacatgagcagaaatctgatgaaacacatctgagctataatatactatatttaCAATACCTCAACGTTGGGCCACTGTAGTGCTTCTCTAACCtgtgtgcatctctaaatgtaactgtaaataattcattcaatgtttcataaaatgaacaaactttataaactttattttccccaaaaagtaaatccagtagtGGGGCatagaggatgagggccaaacattactgagccttggcacaaaggttaaaggttaCACACATGTGTAGAGAATATATCAGTCATCGTTTGGCTTTTTGTCCCAGctcaaaatctaaaaaaggGCTTTTCAATCACTGCAgagatttttttcagttgtaGTAACaatttttctaatttttctGTAGAATTTGGATGTTCTTCCATTACCTTTTATAGACAAACTACACTTATTCAATATACAGTACcataatgtgactttttttattatttttttcagcatactataacatgacttttttcttCATACTAGACTATAACTTTCTACTAGGATTTTGatctgacttttttcaacatactgtggctctttttaatgactttgttttgacatcctatactatgattttgtataattttttttgacatactatactatgacttttttttaatcagtttttatcaattttgTTGACATTCTATAATAGTTTTCAACTTATCTTTCATGGTGGTAGGttagctcagtggttagcatTGCTGCTAGGATTTAttactctgacttttttatgacttattCCGACATGTGACATTTGCAACATACCatactgacttttttatcactttttttgacatatattatgactttttttacatattataacatattatttatgacatttaaaaaaaaactatactatgactttgctaacactttttttgacatacaatatattatgactttttttacatattatactagattatttatgacatttaaaaaaaaaaacataccatgACTTCtctaacacttttttttttgacatacagtactacACTAAGACTTTTTCCCCGacttttccaacatactatactatgacttttaatgacatttttaataaattactGTACTAAATATCACGAGTCTTAATTGAAGAAGTCatgatatgtttttttcctgatatactataccatgactttttttgtaatccCTTTTTCGGTATACTAAGctaagactttttcaacatacgaTACTGTGACTGCGTTCACCAGACTATTTGGTAGTAACTATAGTTGGGGaggtgctaaccactgagccactctGCTACCAGACTTTGACCCATGTTTGATCCCCAGTCCAGGTTGGGCCTTTTTTGTGGCCTTTGCACGTTCTTCCAGagtttctttgacatactatctatgacttttatggACATAATATATGACTTTTAAGATTTCTTGGGCATTGTAGGCCTTTGTTTGATGGGACAGCTCagtcatgaaaggggagagaggggaaggacatgcagcgggggaaagggctgcaggttggaatTGAACCCCCGGCCCAGGTGAAA from Etheostoma spectabile isolate EspeVRDwgs_2016 chromosome 10, UIUC_Espe_1.0, whole genome shotgun sequence harbors:
- the LOC116696796 gene encoding type-2 angiotensin II receptor, encoding MMGIPNDLSLFNSTSPPPYPATEIYLNTSVASSAPPCTDWPPVPMTTVIPAIYSVICVLGTVANALAVWVLAHASASRRTVANTFMLNLCVSDLLFLLSLPLWAVYYSQGYSWPFGQVACKVCGALHNLNLYASIFFITCMSVDRYLAIVRPLRSQSARYPKRARLTCILVWVLACACSTPTLYLRDTYFMEELGVVACVINYPDHTWYLTLVWMKIGLAFLLPMLVISCCYWAIGRHLLADTELGRMQNLSQRTNMTSFKLLEPKEGCSKPERPPTPSVCPSSNRSRTQEGRGLERVLWTVAAVVVSFFVCWFPFHCVTFLDVLRSDGWLDSCRMNWTIHTLTPLALCLGFSNSAINPVLYCFIGNHFRGRLGGLCKGLCAGLEARVGDHSQKSGSFSTRLSSFSRKLSDLKDLAVVEPSGPA